From the Dehalobacter sp. genome, one window contains:
- a CDS encoding copper amine oxidase N-terminal domain-containing protein codes for MKTTTKSKCRRISSRVLSISLVLALLIMFFPLSAIAGETSENQDTVMVFILDNNTYTADGELIVMDVSPSIIESRTMLPIRYAATPLGADVSWDNETKKVTVSLGETKMELWIGQNNALVNGSTVPIDPDNVNVKPLIINGRTMLPLRFVTEALGCDVQWDAVARKITITKTGSSGGAIIKPDLPPISKDIVKLPSVTKETPAQLSKLTSVDISKLKNVWGIDSAGKAYKVTMSEADIPVVMRVGRGYDVFGKYASVDSLKQPVLDTEKLIQEPKNGTDPF; via the coding sequence ATGAAAACTACTACGAAGTCAAAATGTCGAAGGATTTCATCAAGAGTATTGTCAATATCGTTGGTATTGGCGCTTTTAATTATGTTTTTTCCCTTGAGCGCCATAGCTGGTGAAACATCAGAAAATCAGGATACGGTTATGGTTTTTATCCTCGATAACAATACATATACCGCAGATGGCGAACTTATAGTTATGGATGTCAGCCCTTCCATTATTGAAAGCCGGACTATGCTGCCAATCAGATATGCCGCGACCCCATTAGGCGCTGATGTTTCCTGGGATAATGAAACAAAAAAAGTAACAGTGTCATTAGGTGAAACGAAAATGGAACTATGGATTGGACAAAACAATGCATTGGTCAATGGCAGCACAGTTCCCATAGATCCTGACAATGTCAATGTAAAACCACTCATAATAAACGGGCGGACCATGCTACCCCTCCGTTTTGTTACCGAAGCTCTGGGCTGTGACGTCCAATGGGACGCAGTCGCCAGAAAAATAACCATAACAAAAACAGGCTCATCAGGTGGAGCAATTATTAAGCCTGATCTTCCGCCGATATCGAAAGATATAGTGAAACTCCCGTCAGTTACGAAAGAAACACCCGCTCAGCTTAGTAAGCTTACTTCAGTGGATATAAGTAAACTCAAAAATGTCTGGGGAATTGATTCTGCCGGAAAAGCTTATAAAGTAACGATGAGTGAAGCAGATATTCCTGTAGTCATGCGGGTGGGCAGAGGATATGATGTGTTTGGCAAATACGCATCTGTGGATTCGTTAAAGCAACCGGTTTTAGATACTGAAAAGCTCATCCAAGAACCAAAAAATGGAACGGATCCGTTTTGA